The DNA region CGACTTTATTATTACCCTATAAGCCTAGCATACTATTTCTCGTGTTCCAAGGCTATATCTAGTATAGCGTCAGCTATCACGTTGGCACTGTCCAATCTGGCGAAGTTACGGGCTTTTTCACGCATTGCACGATTTATCTCAGGTGAAGTGATTATACGGTTTATCTCTTCTATGAGTATATGAGAACTCAGATTGTTTTCTTCAATAATAGAGGCTGCACCAGTTTTTCCATAAGAAAAAGCGTTGGTGGTCTGGTCATGAGATATAGAATGAGGCAGAGGGATGATGATAGAAGGTACTCCCCATGCTGCGATTTCAAATATAGTTGACCCAGCTCTAGAGATAACGACGTCGGCCACACCAGATGACATGCGCATAGCCAAATCATTCAAATAATCAAAAGGATGATAACGGTATGCGTACTTATTACCTCTCAAAACTTCAGTTGAGGTTAATTTTGTTTCTTCTAGATTGGCACTACCAGTCTGATGAATAATCTGATAGTTGTTTAGGAGTTCTGGCAGAGCGTCTAACACTACTTCGTTGATACTTTGTGAACCTTGTGAACCTCCAAGAATCAGAATCATAGGAGTTCCCTCTTCAAGATCCAAGAATTCTCTAGCACCATTTTTCAGGGGTTGGATAATCTCTTTTCTGATCGGATTGCCTGTAAGAGCGACCCTATCTTTATGAATAAAGTATTGTTCAGCGTCAGGGAAAGATAGAGCTATACGTTTGGCAAATTTTCCAGACCAAGCATTGACCCTACCCGGCCTACTGTCTGATTCGTGAATAACTATAGGAATATTTAATATTTTTCCCGCCAAGAGTGCTGGAAAAGCCCCATAACCGCCTTTGCTAAATATTACATCTGGATATATTGAGTAAATTTTGAAAAATGCCCATAGACAGCCGTAAGCAGTCTTAAAAAGGTCGGTTATATTTAATATAGAAAAATAACGACGTAGTTTCCCTGCTGGTACGGAAATAAATTCTATGCCATTCTCAAAAAGAGTCCTAGCGTTGTAAGGATTTGGGGCCATGTAATAGAATTCTGGTTGCAGTATCTTTCCTGATCGTACTTGTTCCTGAAGAGCTTCGGCAACGGCAATGATTGGATAAAAATGTCCGCCAGTGCCACCTCCTGTAAATAAGATTTTCATGGGATTATTCTAGCATATTCAAGGTCTACCCTCGAGGTACTATTTTTTCAGTATTACCTTGTGTATCGCTTTATAAATATCTTTTTCTCCTAAACCGTAAAGTTCAAGAAGTTCTTCTGATTGACCTGATTGACCAAAAACATCTTTGACGCCAACGAATTCTATAGGAGTTGGAAAATGTGTTGAAAGACATTCCGCAACAGCTGAACCCATACCTCCGTGAATCTGATGTTCCTCTACGGTAACTATTGCCCCAGTCTTGTGTGCCAGTTTGATGATTGCTTGTTCGTCTAACGGCTTGATAGTAGAAAGATTCATGACAGTTACGTCTATACCTTCATTGGTTAGTTTCTTTGCCGTCATGAGGGCTTTGTATAGGATCGGGCCAGTGGCAATGATGCCGACGGAAGCGAGGCTTCCGGATTTTGAACCATTCTTTTCGTAAACAATCTGTGCTTTACCAATCTTGAAAATAGCTTCTTCATTTGTAATGACAGGACTTTTTTCGCGTACCAATCTCACATATGTTGGATCATTAGTTTTGGCAATTTCAATGATAGTTTTCTTAGCTTCAATAGCATCGCAAGGGCTCACAACAACCATTCTTGGAAGCGATCTCATGAGAGCTATGTCTTCTAGAGCTTGATGACTTCCACCATCTGGACCGACATTCAAACCAGCGTGAGTGCCGATGATCTTCACTGGAAGATTGTTGTAACAGATAGTTGTGCGGATCTGTTCCCAATTTCTACCGGGACTAAAAACTGCATATGATGCCATGAATGGGATCTTGCCCATGCTAGCCATGCCGGAAGCTACAGTTGCTAGATTTTGTTCGGCTACACCAACTTCTATGTATCTTTCAGGAAACTTTTGTTTGAAAGGTAACATGCCGGTTGATTCGGCTAGATCTGCACAGAGACCTACTACTTGGGCATTTGCTTCACCAGCTATAACTAGGCCTTCACCGAAGCCTGCGCGCATAGAAGCTAGTTTTTTATTGTCATTTTGCATAATGTTTTGTTTGTCATTTACCGTCCCCTCCGAGGATAAACTTCGGCGGGAATCCAGGATATTACCAATATATTCACGGGTTAGACACTGGATTCCCGCCTTCGCGGGAATGACACAGTGCAATCTCAATTTCCTCTTTTGTTGTCGGTACTTTTCCATGCCATTCATACTTCCCTTCAAATTCAGGAATTCCTTTTGATGGAATAGTCTTTGCAATGATAACGGTCGGTTTACCAGAATTCATCTTGGCTGTTTCTATAGCTCTATCAATCTGCAAAAAATCATGCCCATCTATCTCTATAACTTGCCAACCAAAACTTCGCCATTTTTCTGCTAGAGGATTGAGTGGCATGATTTCATCGGTAGTTCCGCTTATTTGAATGTTATTACGATCTACTATAGCAATGACACTATGGAGTTTTTCTTTGCTTGCGAGCATGATGGCTTCCCAAGAATTACCTTCATCAAGTTCCCCATCGCTCATGAGGCAATAGAATTTTTTTCCAGAAGTTTTGCCATTGTCTATCCTATCAGCCAAAGCCATGCCTATAGTTTGACCAAGCCCTGAACCGAGTGGGCCAGAAGATGTTTCTAATATTGGTAGCCATTCTCTATGAGGATGCCCTTGGAGTTTTGAACCGAGTTTACGTAGAGTTTTTAATTCAGAAATTGGAAAATATTTTGCATGCGCGAGAGTTGCATATAAGACAGGACAGATGTGACCGTTTGATAATACGACTCGGTCTCGGTATTGCCAATCGGGCTTTTTTGGATCGTGCTTGAGAGCGTAAAAATATAAATAAGTGAAAATGTCAGCCATATCTAGCGAGCCAGCGGTATGACCAGACTTGGCTTCAATAAGCATTTCTATGACTGAACGGCGGATTTCCTTGGCTTTCTTTTCAAACAGAGAAATTTTTGCTTCTGTGAGGGACATTGGTAGTATTATACCAGAATTTTCTTAAATTTCTGTATCGCCTCAAAAACATTATCCGAATTAAATATAGCCGATCCTACAACAAGCCTATTTGCCCCAGCTTCTATGAGCATTGGAGCACTTTCCATGGAGACACCTCCGTCAACTGATATTGGAAGCTCTAGATATTTTTCTCTAATAGTTTTGACCTTTGTCACAACCTCTGGATCAAACTTTTGTCCTTGGAATCCTATCTGATCTATTCCCATACATTGAACAAATTGGATCTGATCCTTGAAAGTTTCAATAAGATCTATAGGAGTTTCAACATTGAAAGCCAAACCTATCTCGGCTCTATCTTGAAGTTTTGTTATCGCTTCTGCCAAATTCCCCTTCATTTCAACGTGGAGGATTATGCGAGAAGCGCCAGCGATGACCCATTCATCTACTATTTCTTCAGCTTTATTTGCCATGAGGTCTATTTCAAAATTGAGTTCTTTCCAACCTGGTAAACCTTCTGCTTCAGTCAAAAGTTTTTTGAAAGTCTCATCGTCTTTCCTGTATGGCCAAGTGGCATTTGGTACAAATTGACCGTCACAGACATCTATCTGTACAGTTTTGACTAATCCTTGTATGAGCGAGATTTTATCTTCAAGTTCTGCGAAATCACGAGGTAATATTGCAGGGATGATTTCTAGTTTTTTATTCATATAATTGGGAATGGGTGCCTATTACAAGTAATCGGTAATGATTTTCGTTAGATTTTTTATATATTATTCGAATATCACCAGTTATATTTATACTTCTGCATCCAGCATATTCACCGTGCAATTGGTGATTATTGAGGATGGGATCGGATTCATTTAGTGTGAATATTTTTAGGCGCTCATGTACCTTGGATTTTATCTTTTCTGATAAAACCCCAAATTGTTTTTTGAATTTTGGT from Candidatus Paceibacterota bacterium includes:
- the murG gene encoding undecaprenyldiphospho-muramoylpentapeptide beta-N-acetylglucosaminyltransferase — its product is MKILFTGGGTGGHFYPIIAVAEALQEQVRSGKILQPEFYYMAPNPYNARTLFENGIEFISVPAGKLRRYFSILNITDLFKTAYGCLWAFFKIYSIYPDVIFSKGGYGAFPALLAGKILNIPIVIHESDSRPGRVNAWSGKFAKRIALSFPDAEQYFIHKDRVALTGNPIRKEIIQPLKNGAREFLDLEEGTPMILILGGSQGSQSINEVVLDALPELLNNYQIIHQTGSANLEETKLTSTEVLRGNKYAYRYHPFDYLNDLAMRMSSGVADVVISRAGSTIFEIAAWGVPSIIIPLPHSISHDQTTNAFSYGKTGAASIIEENNLSSHILIEEINRIITSPEINRAMREKARNFARLDSANVIADAILDIALEHEK
- a CDS encoding transketolase C-terminal domain-containing protein: MQNDNKKLASMRAGFGEGLVIAGEANAQVVGLCADLAESTGMLPFKQKFPERYIEVGVAEQNLATVASGMASMGKIPFMASYAVFSPGRNWEQIRTTICYNNLPVKIIGTHAGLNVGPDGGSHQALEDIALMRSLPRMVVVSPCDAIEAKKTIIEIAKTNDPTYVRLVREKSPVITNEEAIFKIGKAQIVYEKNGSKSGSLASVGIIATGPILYKALMTAKKLTNEGIDVTVMNLSTIKPLDEQAIIKLAHKTGAIVTVEEHQIHGGMGSAVAECLSTHFPTPIEFVGVKDVFGQSGQSEELLELYGLGEKDIYKAIHKVILKK
- a CDS encoding transketolase, with protein sequence MSLTEAKISLFEKKAKEIRRSVIEMLIEAKSGHTAGSLDMADIFTYLYFYALKHDPKKPDWQYRDRVVLSNGHICPVLYATLAHAKYFPISELKTLRKLGSKLQGHPHREWLPILETSSGPLGSGLGQTIGMALADRIDNGKTSGKKFYCLMSDGELDEGNSWEAIMLASKEKLHSVIAIVDRNNIQISGTTDEIMPLNPLAEKWRSFGWQVIEIDGHDFLQIDRAIETAKMNSGKPTVIIAKTIPSKGIPEFEGKYEWHGKVPTTKEEIEIALCHSREGGNPVSNP